The Halomicrobium zhouii region GCCGTTCTCCGGCCAGTCGTGTCTCGCCTACGAGTACGAGGTCCAGGAACTCCGTTCATCGGGGAAACACAGCAACTGGGAGACTCTCGTCGAGGGCGGGCAAGCGGTGCCCTTCTTCCTCGACGACGGCGACGCTCGCGTCCGTGTCGAACCCGCTGGCGCGTCGCTCCACTTCGGAGACCACACCACGAAGGTCGATCCTGGCGACGAACCCCCCGAACGGATCCGGCAGTACGTCGAGGCCACCGAAGACGTCGAGGCCCAGGACGGGGCGCTCGACTTCGGCCCGCTGGAACTGCATCTGGGCAACCAGCAGAAGTTCGTCGAGCGCCGCCTCGACGTCGGCGAGACGGCCTACGTCTACGGCGAGGCGTTCGACGAACCCGTCGGCGGCTGGGGGTCCGGCGTCGTGAATGCCATTGTCCGGCACGGTGAGCAGACGCCGGTGTTCGTCATTTCG contains the following coding sequences:
- a CDS encoding GIDE domain-containing protein, with translation MPLNPVTTVLFAVFLFVGLAIVWYGARDLRIVYHILRNDPVEVYTLPNRPGPVEIEGTAREGDDGTVTAPFSGQSCLAYEYEVQELRSSGKHSNWETLVEGGQAVPFFLDDGDARVRVEPAGASLHFGDHTTKVDPGDEPPERIRQYVEATEDVEAQDGALDFGPLELHLGNQQKFVERRLDVGETAYVYGEAFDEPVGGWGSGVVNAIVRHGEQTPVFVISDAPERATAWRIVKGALVTVGFGALFLGFVALFGVGML